One window from the genome of Pseudoalteromonas aliena SW19 encodes:
- a CDS encoding Lrp/AsnC family transcriptional regulator yields the protein MLDKKDQQLLVALQSQARISISDLASRISLSDTPCLRRIKKLEQEKVIIGYHAALDPKALNLNVLVYAFVRLSQNSVSAAEQFEQHVEKLPHVLECCVISGSYDYLLKIIAHDLESYEQFVKHQLGGLSYIANIESTVVLKQSFSKKQLPL from the coding sequence GTGTTAGATAAAAAAGATCAACAATTACTTGTCGCCTTGCAATCACAAGCTCGGATATCAATTTCAGATTTGGCGAGTCGGATTAGCCTTTCTGATACTCCGTGTCTGAGGCGTATAAAAAAGCTTGAACAAGAAAAAGTCATTATTGGTTATCATGCAGCTCTTGACCCAAAGGCCCTTAATCTAAATGTATTGGTGTATGCGTTTGTACGCTTAAGCCAAAACTCAGTCAGTGCAGCAGAGCAATTTGAACAACACGTAGAAAAGCTCCCCCACGTATTAGAGTGCTGTGTAATATCAGGTAGTTACGATTATCTATTAAAAATCATTGCACACGATCTAGAAAGCTATGAACAGTTTGTAAAACACCAATTAGGCGGTTTAAGTTACATTGCGAATATAGAATCAACAGTGGTGCTCAAGCAGTCATTTAGTAAAAAGCAACTGCCTTTATAA
- a CDS encoding PrnB family protein, with protein sequence MNTHTAIFDQWIRTRFAAINSELEQLYWQQSDKANVEGIGDALKQQLKNEGNALISNLLAEGNTDQGFDSAFDLLGNVGLFMAACRRHEITEPSREITSPLIEASALAMHIGASIGVTPRFATAHLTTHNKALNGVYKRFTNLPDEKLFLDYNTQGILAYKRASDALLKILPLGISHPLCGELLKVAKHALNAVIESNNALYNQLDTERFFNCVRPYYKPYRVGKEVYRGANAGDFAGINVIDMLLGLCSANEPSYSQMLVDKFLYMMPEDQQILREAMRMQSFMDDFLQAEQHKNSDWFKTHAKLFIQVCKLHGDTAIGHHNQLVEKFIAQPSKNMQQQHMSKVTASGPPLHVLLDSLEKLRDRRSSAKRDDMKTRFDDLNTLKQWIK encoded by the coding sequence ATGAATACACATACAGCTATATTCGATCAATGGATAAGAACAAGGTTTGCAGCTATAAATAGCGAGCTAGAGCAGCTTTATTGGCAACAGAGCGACAAAGCCAATGTGGAAGGTATTGGGGATGCTTTAAAGCAACAATTAAAAAATGAAGGCAATGCATTAATTAGTAATTTACTAGCTGAAGGAAATACCGACCAAGGCTTTGATAGTGCTTTTGACTTACTTGGTAATGTAGGGTTGTTTATGGCAGCGTGTCGGCGTCATGAAATTACCGAACCAAGCAGAGAAATAACGTCACCCTTAATAGAGGCCTCTGCGCTGGCAATGCATATAGGTGCCTCTATTGGTGTAACCCCTCGTTTTGCGACTGCTCATTTAACGACTCATAACAAAGCGCTTAATGGCGTTTATAAACGCTTTACCAATTTACCCGATGAAAAGTTATTTCTTGATTATAATACTCAAGGTATTTTGGCCTATAAGCGAGCAAGCGATGCATTATTGAAAATATTGCCATTAGGGATCTCACACCCCTTGTGTGGTGAATTATTAAAAGTGGCAAAGCATGCACTTAACGCTGTCATTGAATCAAATAATGCACTGTATAATCAGCTCGATACCGAGCGGTTTTTTAATTGTGTACGTCCTTATTATAAGCCATATCGTGTTGGAAAAGAGGTATACAGAGGTGCAAATGCGGGAGATTTTGCCGGAATTAACGTGATTGATATGCTGCTTGGGCTTTGCAGTGCAAATGAACCAAGTTACTCGCAAATGCTGGTGGATAAGTTTTTATATATGATGCCGGAAGATCAGCAAATATTGCGAGAGGCCATGCGCATGCAAAGCTTTATGGATGATTTTTTACAAGCTGAGCAGCATAAAAACTCAGACTGGTTTAAAACGCATGCAAAATTATTTATACAAGTATGCAAATTGCATGGCGACACAGCCATTGGTCATCACAATCAGCTAGTCGAAAAATTTATTGCTCAGCCCTCAAAAAATATGCAACAGCAGCATATGAGCAAGGTAACAGCAAGTGGTCCGCCGCTTCATGTATTACTTGATTCGCTCGAAAAATTAAGAGATAGGCGATCCAGCGCAAAACGTGATGATATGAAAACACGCTTTGATGATCTCAACACACTTAAACAGTGGATTAAATAA
- a CDS encoding aminotransferase class V-fold PLP-dependent enzyme: MLKNDFCMANGCYLLNHSVGRPLKNTQQYLAEHYFLPWESSNKEPWQQWLSAVEQFTTALSQLFNTPSSLFCPQVNLSSGLTKLLMSHSRLQQKNCKVLMAQSDFPSMGFVMQNALPACTQIIFIPEHEDLSDINVWSRYLTADIDLVFISHVYSNTGVQAPVHEVVAQSKLVNSLSIIDVAQSAGVIPLDLSALDADFMIGSSVKWLCGGPGAAYLWVNKNQLECCKPKDVGWFSHQNPFEFDIHHFEYNSSALKFWGGTPSVAPYIIAANSINYFAKLGVEKIRAHNFAMVTLIHEQLGEFVFSPISIEKCSGTVILDFKGDQDIVFQALVNKGISVDVRKYGIRVSPHIYNTIDDMLLFILTVKQAIKGVD; this comes from the coding sequence ATGCTCAAAAATGACTTTTGTATGGCTAATGGCTGCTACTTATTAAACCATTCTGTAGGGCGTCCGCTTAAAAATACACAACAATATTTAGCTGAGCATTATTTTTTACCATGGGAGAGTTCAAATAAAGAGCCTTGGCAGCAATGGTTGTCAGCGGTTGAGCAATTTACTACCGCACTTAGTCAATTATTTAATACGCCTAGCTCACTGTTTTGTCCTCAGGTGAATTTATCTAGCGGCTTAACAAAGTTGCTTATGTCACATTCTCGACTGCAACAAAAAAATTGCAAAGTACTGATGGCGCAAAGTGATTTTCCTAGTATGGGCTTTGTTATGCAAAATGCACTGCCAGCATGCACGCAAATTATATTTATACCTGAGCATGAAGATTTAAGTGATATTAATGTTTGGTCGCGATATTTAACTGCCGACATCGATTTAGTTTTTATAAGTCATGTATATTCAAATACTGGTGTGCAAGCGCCTGTGCACGAAGTTGTGGCACAAAGTAAATTAGTGAATAGCTTATCTATTATTGATGTTGCTCAATCTGCAGGTGTTATACCGCTTGATTTAAGTGCACTTGATGCTGACTTTATGATTGGCTCAAGCGTTAAATGGTTATGTGGAGGTCCAGGGGCTGCCTATTTATGGGTTAACAAAAACCAACTCGAGTGTTGCAAGCCTAAAGATGTGGGGTGGTTTTCGCATCAAAATCCATTTGAGTTTGATATACACCATTTTGAGTATAACAGCAGTGCACTCAAATTTTGGGGAGGAACCCCTTCGGTTGCCCCTTATATTATTGCTGCTAATAGCATTAATTACTTTGCAAAATTGGGCGTTGAAAAAATAAGAGCGCATAATTTTGCAATGGTCACACTTATTCACGAACAACTCGGTGAGTTTGTCTTTTCGCCAATATCGATTGAAAAGTGCAGTGGTACTGTGATTTTAGACTTTAAGGGAGATCAAGACATTGTGTTTCAGGCACTAGTTAACAAAGGTATAAGTGTTGATGTGCGTAAATATGGAATT
- a CDS encoding ATP-binding protein, with protein sequence MKNFNSKYHSIIFYTLFVLAYFFVGITLTKLAFNSQTIPIWLPAGIALVGCYIWWWRFIPPLFIAAMAFNLNIFDSSLHEMVLIGSSFNEAMYIAFGVVIQAIVGAALLKCWLGHPLHFKKRKNIVYFIVVVAILVSLISANLGVFALSQFNSAYSVDNHWQNVIYWWLGDTLGVLIATPSLLSLLPLKSNQHSISALPTIAVCSVLFISVAVTTQLYEQENRKNTIKIAEREVHVIENSLYRYTNRSIIAVQSLASQVQSSSTLSQQDFYSYADQLLEQHSFIKTLSWNEKIPQNKHQDFIKEISSIYHSSIEIVGEPLEKDDPLIIVKYIAPFSGNQKVIGFNILSNSDLKGPLLKSNTGHLPVGTKIIQLLTQSKVSGPTYLLFTPVYSQNENRETVKGYATGVFLIHSIIEQAISKQQSEMFSIDIYEDINKPPFYNNYAENLDQAKGSRIMSFNINFGGQQWIVKLALKESFLAQHNNQFTLLLLVLQVAVCSLILMVLFLFNQQQIELTRQVTERTHSLAQAKKQSDLANQAKSQFLANMSHEIRTPLNAVIGFSSLARKDDSATTLIGYLDKINSSSKSLLGLINDILDISKIESQRLVIEYIPFDFNALIQRINNMFEQSASNKGIDWKINSSLQGNVWFIGDSMRIEQILLNLCSNAIKFTSKGSVTVNIEAKLSASNKTQLTISVIDTGIGIKESQHKNLFNAFTQADSSTSRQFGGTGLGLTIAKELSQLMNAEITLQSELNKGSTFTLSIELATTAPQAPPVVENTNINIASLKILVAEDNPVNQMVIKAMLSSLGIVPHLVENGEMAVDIIKQQNFDLVLMDCQMPVMDGYRATALIRQFKTDKELPIIALTADVMPEDKAHAQAVGFNQHLAKPLELSKLSECLTQYAVVNEQ encoded by the coding sequence GTGAAAAACTTTAACTCTAAATACCACTCTATCATTTTCTACACACTTTTTGTTTTAGCTTACTTTTTTGTAGGCATTACACTCACTAAACTCGCATTTAACTCGCAAACAATTCCTATTTGGTTACCTGCAGGCATTGCTTTAGTAGGTTGTTATATATGGTGGTGGCGCTTCATTCCACCTTTATTTATAGCTGCAATGGCGTTTAATTTGAATATTTTTGATAGCTCACTTCACGAAATGGTGCTTATAGGAAGCTCATTTAATGAGGCTATGTATATTGCCTTTGGTGTTGTAATACAGGCGATAGTAGGTGCAGCATTGTTAAAGTGCTGGCTTGGGCATCCACTGCACTTTAAAAAACGTAAAAATATTGTCTACTTTATTGTAGTTGTCGCTATCTTAGTTAGCTTAATTTCAGCCAATTTAGGCGTATTCGCATTGAGCCAGTTTAATTCGGCTTATAGCGTTGATAATCACTGGCAAAATGTTATTTATTGGTGGCTTGGAGATACTTTAGGGGTATTGATAGCAACCCCTTCCTTACTCTCGCTATTACCACTAAAATCAAATCAACATAGTATTTCAGCCCTTCCAACAATCGCAGTGTGTTCAGTGTTGTTTATATCGGTGGCAGTAACAACGCAATTATACGAGCAAGAAAATCGTAAAAACACGATAAAAATTGCCGAGCGTGAAGTACACGTCATAGAAAACAGCCTTTATAGATACACAAACCGAAGTATTATTGCAGTGCAGAGCTTAGCAAGCCAAGTTCAATCATCTTCTACATTGAGCCAACAAGACTTCTATTCATACGCAGATCAACTTCTTGAGCAGCACTCATTTATAAAAACATTATCTTGGAATGAAAAAATACCACAGAATAAGCATCAAGATTTTATCAAAGAAATATCCAGTATTTACCATTCCAGTATTGAGATTGTTGGTGAGCCTCTTGAAAAAGATGATCCCCTTATTATTGTAAAATACATAGCTCCTTTTAGTGGTAATCAAAAAGTTATTGGCTTCAACATTCTTTCAAATTCAGATTTAAAGGGGCCATTACTTAAGTCAAACACAGGTCACTTACCTGTAGGCACTAAAATAATTCAACTGCTAACGCAAAGCAAAGTATCAGGTCCAACCTATTTGTTATTCACACCTGTTTACTCTCAAAATGAAAATAGAGAAACAGTCAAAGGCTATGCCACTGGTGTATTTTTGATACACAGTATTATTGAACAGGCTATTTCCAAACAACAGTCTGAAATGTTTTCAATTGATATCTATGAAGATATAAACAAGCCTCCTTTTTATAATAACTATGCTGAAAACTTAGACCAAGCTAAAGGTAGTAGGATCATGTCCTTCAACATTAATTTTGGTGGGCAACAATGGATTGTAAAACTAGCGCTTAAAGAAAGTTTTTTAGCACAGCATAATAACCAATTTACTTTACTGTTGCTTGTTCTCCAAGTGGCAGTATGCTCACTCATTTTAATGGTGCTGTTTTTATTCAATCAACAGCAAATTGAACTTACTCGCCAAGTGACAGAGCGCACTCATTCACTCGCGCAAGCAAAAAAACAATCCGATTTAGCTAATCAAGCTAAAAGTCAGTTTTTAGCTAATATGAGTCACGAAATTCGTACTCCATTAAATGCAGTGATTGGCTTTTCTTCGCTTGCTCGCAAAGACGATAGCGCGACGACCCTTATTGGTTATTTAGATAAAATAAACTCATCATCCAAAAGCTTATTGGGTTTGATTAACGATATCCTCGATATATCAAAAATAGAGTCGCAACGCTTAGTTATTGAATATATACCATTTGATTTTAATGCACTGATACAGCGTATAAATAATATGTTTGAACAAAGCGCGAGCAACAAAGGGATTGACTGGAAAATTAACTCTAGCTTGCAAGGGAACGTATGGTTTATAGGCGATTCCATGCGAATAGAGCAAATACTACTTAACTTATGTAGTAATGCGATTAAGTTTACAAGTAAGGGGAGTGTTACTGTCAATATAGAAGCTAAACTTAGTGCATCCAATAAAACTCAACTCACTATTTCGGTTATCGATACCGGCATTGGAATAAAAGAAAGCCAACATAAAAACCTCTTTAATGCATTTACTCAAGCCGATAGCTCTACTTCAAGACAGTTTGGCGGTACAGGCCTCGGATTAACAATAGCAAAAGAGCTAAGCCAACTTATGAACGCCGAAATAACACTACAAAGCGAGTTAAATAAAGGCTCTACATTTACGCTCTCTATAGAGCTGGCTACCACCGCACCACAAGCCCCGCCAGTGGTTGAAAACACCAATATTAATATTGCCTCTTTAAAAATTCTTGTTGCTGAAGACAACCCTGTTAATCAAATGGTCATTAAAGCCATGCTCAGTTCGTTAGGAATAGTTCCACACCTTGTTGAAAATGGAGAAATGGCTGTTGATATAATTAAACAGCAAAACTTTGATTTAGTCCTAATGGATTGCCAAATGCCTGTCATGGATGGGTATAGAGCCACAGCGCTGATCAGACAATTTAAAACAGATAAAGAACTCCCTATCATTGCCTTAACCGCTGATGTTATGCCAGAGGACAAAGCACATGCACAAGCAGTTGGGTTTAATCAACATCTTGCAAAACCACTTGAACTCAGTAAGCTTAGTGAGTGTCTTACCCAATATGCAGTCGTAAATGAACAATAG